The following DNA comes from Podarcis raffonei isolate rPodRaf1 chromosome 10, rPodRaf1.pri, whole genome shotgun sequence.
TTAGAAAAAGAGATTTCTTTTCTGTACTCCCCTGTTTTCATAACTAAATCATTTCATTCTTAAAAGTTAATTGGATTTCTCTGTGGTACTCAAATTACTACCAGCTAGATTTTtcacccaataataataaaaccttaTGCCTCCCCACCTCAAGTTCCAAATCGCACTTCAACAGAAAATACTGAGGAAAATTAAGCAGTCACCTTTTACTTGGTGTATATGTCCTTAATATAACATCTCTTATTGGGCAGATTTCAGGATCCCACTGTGCTGTGTAAAATGGTTCAGTTTTTCTGTTTCAAATTTTGAAGATTTACTTTAGGCCAAATGGAATCTAACCCCCTCTttagtggggaggaggaagagatggctAGTAAGTCTTGGAGCTGCATTCACATCCTGATCTGAATAGGGCTTTCCTTGGCTTTTTGAGTGAGTTTCTTCAACTGTCTTTTACACTCAGCTTTTACAGGTAGGTAGCATTCTAGGAAATTTTAGGAAAGGATGGAACTTTAGTAAACCGTTCCATTCAATCTTGTTGATTTTTTCCCCAGGCTGAGCAAGGTTGTAGGTTAGTGAGTGGGGAGAGTGGGATAGAATTCTTCAAGTACTAAGGCTTATGTCCTGTGACTATTAGCAGAAGGGTTGACAAGTAGTTGGCTTTTTTAGTGCATCACCGGCTATGTTTGGACAACATGGCAGGAGATCACTTGTGTACTGTACTGATTGAGAGGCATAATGTATGTGCTACAGTGTTTTCTGTTTTGGGAAATGCATAGTTCAAATAAGTACAACAGCCCAGTTACTTTATTGCAGTGTGGGGctcgtttattttttaaaagggggccGTTACATTTGTATTCCTCAGTAGAGAACAGCCCGGGGATCGATAAAAAATTGTGTGTCTGCACGCAACATACAGGTAGGTTGTTGGCACAGACTGTGAGAGGGAAAATTGCCAGTTCAAATAGCTTTTGGTTCATTTGACTTCTGTAATTGTAACACTGGAGAAATGAGAAGTCTAGTAGTAAGCTTCAATGCTAAAAAGATCAGAAATGAACGTTCATTTTAGAAACGTATCATGGAATATCTTGTTAGCTCATGCCGAATATTAACAACCATTGAATGCTCTGGTATGTTCTGGTGCTGCTTGGTTCCACTTACCAGCTAAAGAGCCCCGTTGACAAAGCGGAGATGTCCATAGTTTCTCCAGTAAACGTCTGTCGAAATGCCAGTCCAGCATCTTCCCTTCCAAATAAATTACTCTGTGGGCTTTAAGTTGAAAGATTTAAACTCTAAACTTTAGAGGCTTTTTGGGTCGGATCAGTGCTCTGTTTCAACCCTTACTGGTATTTGAACACATTCCTGTTGTATTAACAAAGACTTGAATGGAAGGATTCATAGCTCTGTGGTATTCAGGCACAGCATACTAAAAAGCTATGTTACTATTAGTTTGTAAATTGTCCTTTTGATAccatcttgttttcttttgtagGTATGAATAAAAATACTTGTCAATAAAGATTGAACTCTCTCTCATTTAAAAGGTAGAACCTCATATGCTTTTTTCCCAGTAAGAAATATCTTATTTCTCTATACAACAAGTATAGGAATGAACATTTTAATGTCCATAGTAGGctaaacccaaagggtgctcactaatggttcctcagcGTTGTGGAAAAATCAagtgggtgccacagggttctctcCTGGGTCCACATTGCTGCTCAAGGTCTTTATAACGGACCTGGATGgaccaaactgggagggacaGCTAATGCTACTGAAGACAAAATTTGGATTCAAGATGaccgtaacagattggagaactgggcccaaactaacaaaacgaATTTCAAGAGGGACaaataaggttctgcacttaggcaggaagaacaagctgcacaaatagaagatgggggacacctggcttactagtacatgtgaaaaaggtcttggggtcttagtggaccataagtgggtcaacagtgtgatgcagcggccaaaaaggctaatgctattctaggctgcatcagcagaagtactttgccttggtcagaccccacctggagtactgcGTCCAGCTCTGGGTGCCACAATGTAAAAGggttattgacaagctggaatgtgtgcagaggagggtatccaagattatcaagggtctggaagcagagccttatgaggaatggttaagtaagttgggaatgtttagcctggaaaagagatttGATAGTcatatttgagagagagagagagagagagagagagataattgtGAGAAAAATATACCAAAAGATACTTCACACTATTTTATTTGTTATAGTTCAAACACCAACAAACATCCCCATACAAAAGAAAACGTAGATACTGTTCCAACACTAAATTAGAAAGTGTTAAGCCTAAAGTGTTAGCCACCTGGACCTCAAATCTCTCAGGCACAGTCTGCTAGTCACAGTGTAGAGAAGCAGGTAAGTTCTCTGAATGCGAGCTGAGCCATATGGGAAAAAAGCGGAAGAGGACATCCTCCAGTCCTGGAGCGGGGTCTTCAGGAACTTGTTTCGCTTCCGTGTGTCTTCAGATAGGCATTGGGAGGCTCAGCTTCTTGCCTTTTAATACTAAATGGGAAAAATGAATTGAGACTTAAACTGTTTGTTCTGACAGAAAGGAATGCCACCTTGCCTCTACCAAATGCATTCATGCTGCCATTTTTAATGGTGCTTTTAGCTCGTGAATTACAAAACCCCCCAACATAGCAATAAGCATTTTGTAGGCAACCCCTTTAGGATGAGAAGATTCCATAAACTCTTGTCACCTGTGTACAAATCTTTGTTACTAATAGCAGCAAGAAACCCTGCACATGTTACGGTCACAGTGCCTTAGAATTTCATAACCTGTGAAGCAGTTAATAACAGGCTGAACGATAATTAAAACAGTCGTAtgctaaaataataatttttggaGTGTTTTGCATAGTTTACAGTATTGGTAATCTGAGATGACTCCCCACCCTCAAGAGGCTTCCTCACACTGCTTTAACATGCAGAGCACACTACTCATATAGCAATGTAGAAATTGTCTTACATGCTTGGTAGCTTCTGAGTTGGGTCTAAGTGTTTAATATTtcatgtaatttatttatttaaaagcattgatCAACCACTCAACGTTTTAAAAATCTCTTGAGCagtatacaatataaaaatagtattttaaaaaaataacaagacACAGAAAGCAGAATAAAAACATTCAGAGTCTTCAAGCACATAAAATGGCCCTCTCTTATGGGTCAGGGAGGAAGTCTTTACAAGATTTTGGAAAGTAGCTGATGGCTGATGCTTTACAAATGGCATACGCTGCTGCTTAATTCTGAATTTTTACTGCTGGGGGCCCTCCCGCTGGAGAATGTGCAACGCTGCATTTTTGAATGCCAATTTTCAAATCACTGTCCCATGATACTCCGCAAGCAGCAGTACCGCAATCAGAATTTTCCTACATGACCTAAGTGCTCTTGCCCATCTGTACAGGACCAGGTGGTCTTTCAGACAACTGCTGTTAAATGTTTGGGGTGGAAAAGAAACAAAGCCAAGAGGTTCTGTGGAGCGGGGAGTGTGGGGAGAGCAGAGCTATAGCTGACCTGCCTGATCTCTGTCACAATTGTGGTCAGTTTCAGCCACTGACTAGCCAGCATTCTGTGATCCTTACCTTTCGTGACATAGAGGTAAAAAAAGTCACAGTAGAAGATGGTCTGTACTACTCCAGACACCACAGCAATTTGATCGTAGAAGTTCTCTGTGTGGTAGCGCCAGATCCAGTTTGCAAGGTAGAGAGCGCGATAGAGGCCCAGGAAGAAAAGGTAGTGTGTTGTGATAGTTTCAGCTTCACCTGTTTTGCTAATCATGAAAAGTTGTGGAAGGATAGCCACTGATTCCAGGTAAATTGAGAAAGTCCAGAGAATCTAAGGAAAGAATAAAGGGAAGTCCACGTTAAATGTTAGTAATACATGAATCAGTCCAGAGAAAAACATGACTATTTTGGGCCACCTTTACCTTTCACCATTGGGCAAAAGAAAGTTCAGTTCCAGACACCAAAGGTTCAAGGAAACTTGAAGCAATTACTACCTTCTTCCACTTAATATGTATGGCTTTCTTACCTCTAATGGGGTGAAACTGTGGTTTTCTAAAAATGACAGGCCTGTAACTGGAACTAAAAGGAATTCGAGGCGGAAAGAGTCATTCTCACTATCAAAGGTTTTCCGGAATTTCCCATAGATCAGGTACACGGTAAAGTAGGCACAACTTAAGAAAACAACCTGCAGAGGAATACAAAAATCAACTTACTTCTCATAGTGCAAATCTTTTGAGGATTGGTCTGCTCAAACTTTTAGAGCCGTGTCTTTGCTGGAACCCACTAACCTAAGTATTTGCTGGCTGTTCTTTGGCTGATTGCAGACAAGATTCAGTTTGTTGTCATTACCTCCTATTTCGCCTAAGATACTCTGGTTTGGCACCTTTAATACACTCTTAAGATGATAAGCAGCAGCATGTATTTTTTATGCATGTACACACGcacgcatgcgcacacacacacacgtacgtagGAAGCCCATTAACTACATCTCTTGTTCTTCCTTAGCCACCCTTGCTTAACCTGCTGTAAGAGTGGCTTTACAAGCCTCAGAATTGGTGCACCTTGTTCTAATCAGACTCACTGGGTCATTTAATCTAGAATAGATTAAACAATGGGGGAACAGGGAAGAGGCTGGGCTGCCCTGCACATATTTAAAATGTCATCTTTCTCTGACACAGTCTGCTTTCCCTCCCCAGTACAACAAAAACCTAGTGTGCACTGGCGCTATTCTATTAGAGCCCTGAGCACTGTAGCTCTGCATTCATAAACAAGTTTGGGATGGGAATGGACTGCCTTTTTCAATCTCAATGAAGCAAAATGCTGAGTGattgtatcactttatttctttataattgaaATTCTTTTGGTAAAATGTTAATAGAAAACCCTCTACCTCCACTGAAAATGGCCCTTTTTTAAAGTTATAAATCAGGGTCTGAACATACCAGAATTGTTCCTATCTCAGACTGACTAGATGGAGAGCACTTGAACTCTTGCCCTTACCTTCATGACAGTATTATAGATGGAGATGAAGTTTGTGACCAGGTCAAGGTAACGGCTTGTGAAGACAAGTGCAAAAAGGATCTGGCTCTTTCCCGAGATACCTGCAGGCCAAAAAAGGAAATTAAATGAGCAGATGataaaggaaaataaacaagCCGGGAGAAGCGCCTGGGCCTTTGGCACTGGCATAATAAACAAGCAAAGTCCTTAGTTGGGTAAGGAAGGTAGCAACTAGCACCACAAGCCACAAACTTCAGAGCTCCCCACAGAGGCGGACTTGAATCCTCTGGCAGCACAAACACAGCCTGGAGAGGACCACCCTTCTGCCAAGTGAAGAGGCACAGTCGGAGAATGAAAGGGTGCTGTTTCAGCTTCAACACAAGCCAGCTCCACTGCCAAGTGAACTGGAGAACCTGTGGATGACTTCCCAGGATCCAGGGTGGGAAGAAAGATAACCCACACAACATCATTGTATTGATGCCCCACTCAGAAAAGCAGCATAAACACAGTGGTTTGTTAaggatggggacgcgggtggcactgtgggtaaaacctcagcgcctaggacttgccgatcgcatggtcggcggttcgaatccccgcggcggggtgcgctcccgtcgttcggtcccagcgcctgccaacctagcagttcgaaagcacccccgggtgcaagtagataaatagggaccacttactggcgggaaggtaaacggcgttccgtgtgctgcgctggctcaccagatgcagcttgtcatgatggccacgtgacccggaagtgtctgcggacagcgctggctcccggcctatagagtgagatgagcgcacaaccctagagtctgtcaagactggcccgtacggccaggggtacctttacctttacctttgttaaGGATGTTAACAATTATAGGGGTAGactacaggattctttgggggaaaccacgtgctttaaatgtgtggtgtggatgtgagcaGTGTTGCCTCTCTCTTCTGAAGGACAAGTTGACCTACAGTATATTGTCTGGAAACTTCAGGCAAATATACAAAGTGAGTGTAGAAAATAAATGgtaatgaaagaaaacaagggGGCAGCGCAGGAGAAAGGTAATTGATCCCCAGGTGGCAGCAGTTTTTGTTCATGGAAACACAAAAAGATCCTTATGGTACTTtgaagactaacagatttattgtacAGCTGGAGGCCACAAGAAGCCTGCTAGCgtttaagatgccacaagcctCTTTTTTCTGTAAGAGACTAACATGGCTACCATCTGGATGTTTGTAGGTTTCTCTCTACAATACTCCCTTACGTGGAGCTcaaagaaagtggggggggggggcaggaggtaGGAAAGTGAGGAAGCCAGAGCAAGATTCACAGACTGCTGCTGCTAACCCTCTCAGCCCTAATGCTGCTAGCGAACACACtagtattgtttattaaatttatataccaccctttagcCAAAGATCCTAGGGCAGTGTATgacattaagaacataatttgcGAAGTACAATAAAAACCACAATGCACAGCATAATgataaaataatcataacaacAGTCCCCTCGCACACCTTTAACAAGCCATAGATTACttaatggtcaaaggcctggataaagaggaatgttttcaacaATGTTCTGGACGTCTCTCAAGATTCTGCTATAGCAGCAGAGTTAAGGTGCCGACGGaggcaagcaattttatcctcaaaatgcttggcaaacaagtcacagcgagTTACCATAGGTTCTACCGCCTCTTTGGGGCCAGTCTGCAAAAGGCCCCACAGTAACCAGAAAAGCTCTGCCAGATAGCATAGTGAGGATGAAGTGGAGGTAGCAAGTATGTCTTCTTACCTGCTTTCTCTGCCACTGAGTAAGCTAAAAAAAAATGCGCACTCGCCAGTGTTCAGTTGTATTTGTCTGGCGTTTCCCTCCACTTGTGTTCAAGCCATCTCCCAGATTGCTTCTTTGCCCTATATTCGGTAGTATACCACAGAGCCAAACAGGCTCCACAAAGCACTCGGGAGCTATTTAACAGATATTTAACAGAAGCACCAGTCATAACAGCCAACCCCCTCCACAGCGATCAGGAAACCACTtggatccatcaacctctgagGGCAGACAATCCTCAAAGATCTCCCgcctctgcagagggggaaaggtgctgaaagcctaaaGCTCAACAAGAAGTcctctgaccatgacaagggactgatgtcaatatcCCACGCATGGTGTGCAATTGTAAGTGCTTGGTTTTTCATGTTACACATGTGGCATGTCACTTGAGGTAGGGCTGTTTGCAATTCAGGCCAGCATGGctgttctcccacccccaccccacaaaaacttTTGGATTTATTCAAACTGCTCCAATCAATGTATCTTGCCAAACTAAGAGACCATTCTCAATCCTTGCTCAGTCATTTTGCTGCCCTCAACACTTTCCATACTGATCGACTTTGAACAGTTCAAATGGCAATATTCACTGGGCCAGCCTCTTCTGTGTTGAGAGTGCAACAAGTTCCCGAATGCAGAGAAACAAGATTAAACAGACTGGAAGATCAAAGCTAGAAAAGTAGATTAGGGAGTCATTGTTGGTTTACAGGTTGGTGGCATTATTGCCttctggaggggcactcttgcactatagcACAACGAAAGCCAGACACAACTGCCATGGTGTGAAGCTATCTATGTATGGGtgatgcactgattggaaacgaAGTATTATGTCCACCCCAAAACTTTGGAAGACACAAACAGTATTCAAAGTAGAGCTGCGTATAAATGCCCCAATACCATCATGAACACAAATCAGCATGAATATCCAACGAAAAGGATGCCGGCTTAAAGGGTCCTGAGGTAAGGTGGACTTTAGTAGAAAAAAGGCTGTCCATCCCTGCTTTGAGGTGCTGAAGACTCTTCATTGTTTTTTGCAACACAAAAGAGCTGCCTAtaattctttccttttcttttcttgaataGTTTAAcatctcaaaataaacattttgcacAATATCATAtaatcaatgacttccctccttccccttccatggttcattttagtTGACTATCATTCCtacatattttactataaccattttAAGTCAGTTCTCCCACCTTACATCACTCAAATATtaaactgttgaatttatcttaatgctgccagcgttttcaactgTGCACAGTTAATTCCCTTCTACTCAGCAAAAGTTTTCCACTTTATCATTATTTCTTTCAAGGCAGTAAAATGAGAAAGTAAAATTATGCTGTTTATTGGATAAATGTTGTGGGCAGTTGCAAATATTTAACAGTCATAGGCATCTTCAGGTGAAAGAGACCAAAGACAAGTATTCCTGTCTCATTGTTTAATCAGCAACGCAAGACGTGTCCCTGCAGTTTCCTTTTACAGTGATGCTCCTATACGTCTTGTTTTTCAGCCTCAACGGGATAGTGCAAAAAGGCAGGACGCACAGAAATTATGCTGAACGTACAGAACGAAACTCGATTCCACAAGTTCATTCCTCCTCCTGCTACAAACTTAAACAGTCTCTATACCCTAGGATATATGTCAGTGGACACATACACCACACCAGGGACTGTGATATGCCTATACCACTTCAACTGCCACATCACAACACCACTCCTTCTAAACGAATCTTGATTCCACCCACAAAGAGcgtaagggggagggggagtttaaTGCAGTGGGAAGGGCTTGAAAGGAGGAAACTAGGAATGGAAGGAGAAGTTTTAACAAGAGGCCATGGAAATACTGCCGCAGAAGaggagtggggagaggagaaatcAAGAAAGTAAAAGGAGTCAGCAGCATAGTTCACAATCAAGATTAAATTGAGAACAAGCAGTGTATATTAAGACCATTTGTTGTGGTTGCTTTTTAACACCAAAACTTGGGAGATTAGATATATAGGAGACATGGGTGAGGGTTCATAAATGCACCTCCTAAACGGCACTtttggttttttctgcatttcatgCAGTGCTGTTTCACATTTTCAGTTCCGCACAGCACAGTCCTATATACGTTTCTTCGAAAGTGTCCTATGCTTACCTCGAAGTAAATATCCATTGGATTGCAGACTTACTTAAGAGTGCTGTGTGGGAGTGAAAGGACTAGTCATTGACCTGGGCAATCCATTTCTCTGTTCCCTGTCGATCAGGTTCCCTTGTTCTTTACCAGTTTACTTAAATCCTTGGCGGAGGTTTCCCCAGCTGTATTGTGCTTCCCAGCCCTCACCCCCACCCTTCTGCCCTGGGGAAATATTCTGTCTGAAATGCTGAAGGAttcacaaacacccccccccaaggcatTTAGTTTGCTCAGGTTTACGAAACGTGTTTTAGTTGGCGAAAAGGCCCAGAAGGAACCCAGACAAGTGGCTACAAATCTCAAAATTTGCAGAAAACAATGGTGACTGAAAATTGCATAAAGAGATATTGTAGGAGCATCTCTACGTGACATTGAAATGACCTCATCTGGGCAGGGTTGCCTGTCAATACAATGGACAGGTGTCTAGCATGAGACATGGGGAAAGTGTTGACCTCAGTAAGTTATCAAGTGCTATTTGCTTTAATAGCTGGTTCTCTTATTTCCTATCAATATTCCATGTTAATTCATTTATGCTGCATTGTCCTACAAAGCTACTGGGAAAGACTTGAAACATCCAGCTTCTTAGGCGAGTAGTCTAGGCTGTGGTCACACTCTCACTTACTGTGCACTCACAGAGTTTCCAGTGCTGTTTTTTAAATCTGTGCTCACAAAACAGTTTCCCAAAATGCATATGCATTCCATACTTACAAAATACTACCGTTGGATGTGCTATTACTCAATCCAATTTGAGTCCTTAAGCCATTCCTAATTTAGCTCTAGCAAATGTGTGAGCACCTTTGCACAGGGTGCCCCATCCGTGCTCCCTGGTGTGTACACCAACAAATCTGACACGAATGAAGttgtgctgatgtgaacagctagAGGGGAAAGAGCTGTGAAACGCAGGGGTGGGAGAACAAATTCACTGTGCTTGAAAGTGATAATGTGAACACACCTTAGGAAAAGATGTGTGACCCACGCAGGCTGAGGCCAAACCCAAATCCTCAGTCTCTGGGGCACAGTTTGTGCTCTGGTGATAAGTAACTCCCAGAAGCTTTGTCTGCtcccttcttttccttctgcATTGTTTCTGCACCAGCACCTTGTCAACGGGATGAAGAGGGAAGGAGAACAAGAACTTACCAGCGCATGACTTTGATCTCCAGATCTTCCCCAGCAACATGATCATGGCTAAGAGGTGAGAAACATCACCCAGGATCCGAAATATGTTCATGCTGGCCGAAGAATGTCCCAGAGAGTCCTGAAGGAAAACCAGCTAGTTTAATATCCCGATAAGGATTGTGGCACTACAGCAGGCCTCTTCGCTTTTCTTAGTAGATGCTTTCTGGTTCCTCGCTTGGATAAAGGGTGTTTCTCTTCCTCCAACAGCCAAATGATTCCTTTCTATTCCAACTGAATATTCTGCTAAGCCTTTCCCTCTCTTGGAAGGATTACACTCACAGTGCCTATCTTTGTCTCCACCAGGATTCTGCAATGAGCTTAGAATTTGAACTTTTGGTGCGCTTCTGCTTTTCCCTCTTGATCACTTTGTAAGGAACTCTTTGGTTTGCTGGCTCTCCTCCTAAGTCGTTCTGCTCCCTCTGACAGAGGAGTGGAGGAACATCACAGCCAAAGCTTTGCAGTCCCAGCACAGGCACTGGGTGACGTGGCGTGGATGCTGTTTGTACTGAGGGTGGAGAAGGAGGCGGGAGCAACTAGGCCGAGTTAAACTTTCTCCTGCATCCTTCCAACTTCTCAAGTTACAACCTAGAATGTCGTTAAAGAGGAAAAGACAGTTAAGAAGGGAAGACACCCCTTTGCCAGCTTGAGGGGGAAATTAATGCGATTTGCTCCAGATTCCAAAGATTGGGGGGGGAGGCCCATTAGAAAATGTATTTCTTACTCAGGGCCCCAACGCAAAGTAGTGTCGCCAAACCCTCAGCGTTGTTTTGCAGACCTATTTAGTCTACAAAGAAATTTGTAGGACCAGGGTCACAGGTTGCTTTCTTCATTTTAATTGGCTTTCCTTCACTATGTTCCAGTTTTTGTTGTCAGGAAGTATTTCTGCCAGGCATTTCCCCCTTGCTCAAGTCGCGTTGGAGACGTAaaagagttttgtggcaccttataAACCGGCAACTTGTTTGTAATGGCATCAACTTTCACTGACTAGAGCCCAGATGCATGGAGCATGAACCTCGGTTGTCAGATACACACATGCAAAGCAGGGAAATGTAACCAAATGTAAAAGAGTTAAATGGCAATGGAATGCAGAAAGTACACAGCCTCTGGCAATTCAGTTAGAATAAAAATATTGGAAAATTACCACAGCAGCAGTAATTGGTGAGAACAAAATTGTCTTATTGTAGCTGAATAAATTAACACCTATAGTGGAATCCATTGTTTCTATTCCGACCCAAATTTAAAGAGCAGACCTTTTTGCTAAGTTTCTATTCAGCAGTTTCACTTGTGAGTTTCTCCTCAGTGAGCCTTTGTTTCAGGATGGCCACTGTAATGGCTTGTCCACAGTGCAGCTGCCACCTTGCTGAAGTATGTCCCCATCTATCTTTTACGGCCCTCTTCCAAGTTAAAAGGAAAGGTTATCAGACTGGAagcttccctcctcttcctgtgGAGACATGACCAGGGCTCTAAACTGCGCATGGAGCCCCCCACAAGAACACGAGGTTCCTTAACAAGCAACTTGTACTTGCTGAGGCTCTTCGCTTCAGACGTCTGCCCTTCAACTTGTCTATGGAAGGGAAATGGGATGTTCCAGAGCTTGAGGGACTCGCCAGGACCACCCCCAACTCCTTCACATGTATTATCGCACCAGTGAACTGAGCTTTCAGATAGGATGGGTGTGTCACCCACTTTACTCTTAGCTCAGGGGAAACCTGAACATGAGTTCTCTCAGACTCTCACTGCCTGCTTCATGTTTCCTCGCCTATTGG
Coding sequences within:
- the KDELR3 gene encoding ER lumen protein-retaining receptor 3, with the translated sequence MNIFRILGDVSHLLAMIMLLGKIWRSKSCAGISGKSQILFALVFTSRYLDLVTNFISIYNTVMKVVFLSCAYFTVYLIYGKFRKTFDSENDSFRLEFLLVPVTGLSFLENHSFTPLEILWTFSIYLESVAILPQLFMISKTGEAETITTHYLFFLGLYRALYLANWIWRYHTENFYDQIAVVSGVVQTIFYCDFFYLYVTKVLKGKKLSLPMPI